The Methanocella arvoryzae MRE50 genome includes a region encoding these proteins:
- a CDS encoding DUF2971 domain-containing protein, which translates to MIAPTDDKKLKQRREKLALKGFNDESIVNCWHMNDSESPTMWNYYSENAQGIAIESNFSRLCDSFVNCPFEVRIGIITYMDYSRESIPVPPNAFDQLLIKRKEFRDERELRAVASYYPQESNGIRKKKLKGKYLPVDLDILINVIHVSPDSQRWFKDLVGSVSVKYGIEKTIKQSKLYGRV; encoded by the coding sequence ATGATAGCACCAACTGATGATAAAAAGCTAAAACAAAGACGTGAAAAACTTGCCCTAAAGGGATTTAATGATGAATCTATTGTTAATTGTTGGCATATGAATGATTCGGAATCACCTACGATGTGGAACTATTATTCAGAAAATGCCCAAGGTATAGCGATAGAATCTAATTTTTCAAGATTATGTGATAGCTTTGTAAATTGCCCATTTGAGGTACGTATCGGCATTATTACATATATGGATTATTCAAGAGAATCAATACCAGTGCCCCCTAATGCTTTTGATCAACTTTTAATAAAAAGGAAAGAGTTTAGGGATGAAAGGGAGCTAAGAGCAGTAGCATCTTATTACCCACAGGAATCTAATGGTATACGAAAGAAAAAACTGAAGGGCAAGTATTTGCCAGTAGACTTAGACATTCTTATTAATGTAATTCATGTATCCCCAGATTCTCAGAGATGGTTCAAAGATTTAGTCGGATCTGTATCTGTAAAATATGGGATCGAAAAAACGATCAAACAATCGAAGTTATATGGTAGAGTTTGA
- a CDS encoding AIPR family protein, with product MSIIDDIRSEVDKIAQERNMAPDRAFGYWFIEGYQDFSPEQAEEMVIDGPWDHGRDAIYYDDENNVLQIYQFKYSEDATYVQEAFRDIQRGLKAENEQNNSISKCSLVKLYVVSLSTMDAPLRRILGTTRGVVRRWLDNNGFGDVDYKIEVIDADEFRRLWDRIIGINAWLKFKQPPIFEHDSLFGLFDASGLKDEIYNEDLLAFNIRKYLGPKGTINSQIEGSLIDQQKRSMFWKLNNGIVCLCTHYGRPTPSNQIEFRNLTIVNGAQTITTISRYLENNPLSEPIWVFVKVIKVADLDVTFARELTRSSNAQNATNNKDMRAIEPAHKIMKEWLKNEYRICYIFRRGEKADRDHVSVTMKDICQAYVAFYLNAPYVSYGTPSKIFTENPNYYPFIYPIEEMKTLQKTGDRESVRLFLLKRIIPSLMLKKIREFLKEETLNQPDQTKWKSSAYQILWLYNEAFKQLGITDYEDIYIKLDACIDNSILELYSGLRDYVENAELTVPTTFKSLEISEKLSSRGVFVNTLLRNGKNKISKVFTE from the coding sequence ATGAGTATAATTGATGATATAAGATCTGAAGTTGATAAAATTGCCCAAGAGCGAAATATGGCCCCTGATCGTGCTTTTGGTTATTGGTTCATTGAGGGGTATCAAGACTTTAGTCCAGAACAGGCTGAAGAAATGGTCATTGATGGCCCCTGGGATCACGGAAGAGATGCCATATATTATGACGACGAAAATAACGTTTTACAAATATACCAATTTAAATATTCCGAAGATGCAACTTACGTCCAAGAAGCATTTAGGGATATTCAGAGAGGATTAAAAGCGGAAAATGAGCAAAATAATTCTATCTCAAAATGTAGTTTGGTTAAGCTGTACGTTGTTTCACTATCTACGATGGATGCTCCATTAAGGCGCATACTTGGAACTACAAGGGGAGTAGTAAGAAGGTGGCTAGACAATAATGGCTTCGGAGATGTTGATTATAAGATTGAAGTAATTGATGCAGATGAATTTAGAAGGTTATGGGATAGGATTATTGGAATTAATGCTTGGTTAAAATTTAAACAGCCACCAATTTTTGAGCATGACTCTCTATTTGGTTTATTTGATGCAAGTGGGCTAAAGGATGAAATTTATAATGAAGATTTGCTCGCATTTAACATCCGGAAATATTTAGGGCCAAAAGGAACGATTAACTCGCAAATTGAAGGTTCCCTTATCGATCAACAAAAACGTTCTATGTTTTGGAAATTAAATAATGGTATTGTTTGCTTATGTACCCATTATGGTAGACCTACACCAAGCAACCAAATTGAATTTAGAAATCTAACAATTGTTAATGGCGCCCAAACCATCACGACAATATCCCGATATTTAGAAAATAACCCCTTATCGGAACCTATTTGGGTCTTTGTTAAAGTAATAAAAGTCGCAGATTTAGATGTTACATTCGCCCGGGAACTAACACGCTCTTCTAACGCGCAAAATGCGACCAATAATAAAGATATGCGTGCGATCGAACCTGCCCATAAAATAATGAAAGAATGGTTAAAAAATGAATATAGAATATGCTATATATTTAGAAGGGGCGAAAAAGCAGATAGAGATCACGTATCGGTAACAATGAAAGATATTTGTCAGGCATATGTTGCGTTTTATTTAAATGCCCCATATGTATCATATGGTACTCCATCAAAGATATTTACCGAAAATCCGAATTACTACCCATTTATATATCCAATTGAAGAAATGAAAACCTTGCAAAAGACTGGTGATCGGGAAAGCGTCAGATTATTCCTTTTAAAAAGAATAATACCTTCATTAATGTTAAAAAAGATTCGGGAGTTCTTAAAAGAGGAAACACTAAACCAGCCAGATCAGACAAAATGGAAGTCATCTGCGTATCAGATATTATGGCTTTATAATGAGGCATTTAAACAGTTAGGTATTACGGATTATGAGGATATTTACATAAAGCTTGATGCATGTATTGATAATTCTATATTGGAGCTTTATTCTGGACTTCGAGATTATGTAGAAAATGCTGAACTTACTGTTCCTACTACATTTAAATCTCTAGAAATTTCAGAAAAACTATCCTCAAGAGGCGTATTTGTGAATACACTTTTAAGAAATGGAAAGAATAAAATTTCAAAAGTATTTACCGAATAA
- a CDS encoding phage/plasmid primase, P4 family translates to MVNDSIPNPNSPSVGTRQIAEATVQMKNGAEQLGIDGCVSTDLPTMADKLDSIREQNLNGALLWVHRGASVIPLIPGKKIPYCTWDWSVSEGSGVFYLWEKFPYALIGVMTGKSGYIVWDFDKKHGGLETYNLMCQLYPELKESYIEETRSGGLHVYFTCGDLTVKKGVDIFMKKLADGKKVPKWADKNWPGVDICANGSIAVAAPSVDVKGEYKVLNNKPIQPISQGLIDLLRLTGRVMDAEAFEKAEADPAYSKVEAQPIPNRYYKEQFAPICIKGIVDSLKEGKADNDSMFALACYLMGLNLENEAILSVYSVSPKFDRGLTEHYLNYYRRMGYKCQTCVTMQANGLCTGGAGCNKVKSPAWNYRNTYYVENWPYDNAKDEKGVADMLADLYGDDIRYVRGTEKWYTWNGENWPEDVDEAHLSRMITCMADLVMDRLLFLSSLTKTITEGEARKAHKAHIENLYRQFHKMRTVGNIKSMIKMASMTIESIILDSVDELDKDKHLINLLNGAFNLDTSEFIPHGERTKPYLMTLRANVAYNPEAKRPRFDKFIDEITCGDKDLADYLQRSLGYALSGYTGEEKFFAWFGNGRNGKSKLAEAILYLMGDYASSANATAFIMPKNGNIRSFSFARLRGKRFIRCSEVPENSVWNDVRIKEFLSDTITAEEKFGAEFDYKPQGKLFFLCNHLPAMPKDRSTETKFFVVPFDLQLEPHQVDMGIEEALKAEAEGILLWMIEGYQKWKANDLRRISQAVKEASDRYWRDADWFAAFLSDMCVIDPSAEVDAGELYTTFKSWQERVGAPIQSATAFGKRLTSSGFKSRESKRTDRDGRKRTVNLRIGLKLKIAIATCEDLIAASIDDG, encoded by the coding sequence ATGGTTAACGATAGTATACCGAATCCAAATTCGCCGTCTGTCGGGACTCGCCAGATTGCTGAAGCGACAGTACAGATGAAGAACGGGGCAGAACAGCTTGGGATAGACGGATGTGTGAGTACCGATCTCCCTACAATGGCTGATAAGCTTGACTCGATCAGGGAGCAGAACCTAAATGGTGCTCTCCTATGGGTGCACAGGGGAGCAAGCGTTATCCCCTTAATACCGGGGAAAAAAATACCCTACTGTACGTGGGATTGGTCTGTATCTGAGGGATCAGGTGTTTTTTACCTCTGGGAAAAATTCCCGTATGCATTAATTGGGGTTATGACCGGCAAGTCTGGTTACATAGTATGGGACTTCGATAAAAAGCATGGAGGGCTTGAGACATACAACCTAATGTGTCAGCTATACCCAGAGTTAAAGGAATCCTATATCGAAGAGACTCGTAGCGGCGGGCTGCATGTATACTTTACTTGCGGCGATCTGACCGTCAAAAAAGGTGTTGACATCTTCATGAAGAAGCTTGCAGACGGTAAGAAAGTCCCTAAGTGGGCTGACAAGAACTGGCCGGGTGTTGACATATGTGCAAATGGAAGTATTGCGGTAGCAGCCCCTAGCGTAGATGTAAAAGGCGAATACAAGGTACTAAACAATAAGCCCATACAGCCTATCTCTCAGGGCTTGATTGACCTGCTGCGTTTGACTGGCAGAGTTATGGATGCTGAAGCCTTCGAAAAGGCTGAGGCTGACCCCGCTTACAGCAAAGTAGAGGCGCAGCCTATCCCCAACCGGTACTACAAGGAGCAGTTCGCTCCGATATGCATCAAGGGCATTGTTGATAGCCTCAAGGAGGGCAAGGCTGACAATGACAGCATGTTTGCTCTTGCTTGCTACCTGATGGGGTTGAACCTTGAAAATGAGGCTATCCTGAGCGTGTATAGTGTGTCGCCCAAGTTCGATAGGGGCCTTACTGAACACTACTTAAACTACTACCGTCGCATGGGGTACAAGTGTCAGACGTGCGTCACGATGCAGGCTAACGGGCTGTGTACTGGTGGCGCAGGCTGCAATAAGGTGAAGTCACCTGCCTGGAACTACCGTAACACATACTACGTTGAGAACTGGCCGTATGACAATGCCAAAGACGAGAAAGGCGTAGCAGATATGCTTGCTGATCTATACGGTGATGACATCCGCTATGTTAGGGGTACAGAAAAGTGGTATACCTGGAACGGTGAGAACTGGCCAGAGGACGTTGATGAGGCGCACCTGTCCAGAATGATAACCTGTATGGCGGATTTAGTCATGGATAGGCTGCTTTTTTTAAGCAGCCTTACAAAGACCATTACTGAAGGTGAGGCTAGAAAGGCCCATAAAGCGCACATAGAGAACCTATACAGGCAGTTCCACAAAATGCGTACGGTGGGCAACATCAAGAGCATGATCAAAATGGCGTCAATGACCATTGAGAGCATCATACTGGATAGTGTCGATGAACTTGACAAGGACAAGCACTTGATCAACCTACTGAATGGTGCCTTTAATCTGGATACTAGCGAGTTTATTCCTCACGGTGAGCGTACTAAGCCCTATCTTATGACCCTGAGGGCTAATGTAGCGTATAACCCGGAAGCGAAGCGGCCAAGGTTCGATAAATTCATCGACGAGATCACTTGTGGTGACAAGGATTTAGCAGATTACCTGCAAAGAAGCTTAGGATATGCCTTATCTGGGTATACCGGCGAAGAAAAATTCTTTGCGTGGTTCGGTAACGGTCGTAACGGCAAGTCTAAGCTAGCTGAGGCTATCCTCTACCTAATGGGCGATTATGCTTCATCTGCTAACGCAACGGCCTTCATCATGCCCAAGAACGGCAATATCAGAAGCTTCAGCTTTGCAAGGCTAAGGGGAAAGCGGTTTATCCGGTGCAGTGAAGTACCCGAAAACTCCGTATGGAATGACGTAAGGATAAAAGAGTTCCTTAGCGACACGATCACGGCGGAAGAAAAGTTTGGCGCGGAGTTCGACTATAAACCCCAAGGCAAGCTATTCTTCCTATGCAATCACTTGCCGGCTATGCCCAAAGATCGCTCTACGGAGACTAAATTCTTCGTAGTACCCTTCGATCTTCAACTTGAACCACATCAGGTAGACATGGGGATCGAAGAGGCGCTTAAAGCCGAAGCTGAAGGCATATTACTGTGGATGATCGAGGGCTATCAGAAATGGAAAGCAAATGACCTTCGTAGGATATCACAGGCAGTCAAAGAAGCTTCAGATCGGTACTGGCGGGATGCTGATTGGTTCGCTGCCTTCCTCTCGGATATGTGCGTGATTGATCCATCTGCCGAAGTCGATGCAGGGGAGCTTTACACTACATTCAAGAGCTGGCAAGAGCGTGTAGGCGCACCGATTCAGAGCGCAACGGCCTTCGGTAAGCGTCTTACGAGTTCGGGATTCAAGTCTAGAGAATCAAAGCGGACTGACCGGGATGGCAGGAAACGCACCGTAAATCTCCGGATAGGGCTTAAGCTTAAAATCGCTATTGCGACCTGCGAAGATTTGATCGCTGCAAGTATAGATGATGGTTGA